The Strix uralensis isolate ZFMK-TIS-50842 chromosome 4, bStrUra1, whole genome shotgun sequence genomic interval TGTGACCAGAACAAGTGCTTTGAGATAGAAGATCTGTATGAAAAGTACTTTTGTAGGAAAACAAGCTTTAATGTTGTATGCCTTTTcttacaggaaattaaaatgcaTGACTGACAGTGAAACTGTTGCACCTGACTGGCCTTACTACAAAACCATTGATAGGATCTTATCCAAAGTGACAGACCACAGCGATGTGAAAATGCATGAAAATCAGCAACCAGGTCCTTCTACATCACAGACAGAGGCCTCGCAGTCTCCATCAGCTAAGTCGACACCTCTGTATTTGCCATATAACCAGTTTACATATGAAGGAAGGGAAGAATGCTTTGAAGATGAACATTCAGAGAGCTCATCAAGCTTACTTTCTTACAAGCTGAGGTAgcatctgtttttcctcctttcttgtGTTTCACAGAATGAGTCGGATCTGCTATGTAAAGAGGACACCCTGGCACATTTTTCTCTAATAGATGTATCTTTTCTGTAAATCACAAATGAGATCTGTTCCCCAGTCTCAGCCACTTTGCTGAATTAGGgcattttctttattcctttttgaGAGACTGGAAGGGCGTAGGAGAACTGGGAAAAAAGTTGTATAATATTGCCAAAACTCAGCATGCATGTCACTGCTCACATGAGGTAGAGTGTTTATAATAGAAGTATAGGCATGTTCAAGAGAGTCCTGCAGTGCAATCAGAGATATAACATACTGCTTAGATGATTTTTGGCTTGCTCTAGTTTTGCTTTTGGTACGAATATGAAATTTCTCTGGCTTCAGCTATTATTAAAATGGTGAAAAGATGCAAACTAAATATTTCCGTGGACACTGAAATGCTACTCATGCAGTTTGAAAGTACATTGCAACATTTGAAATACAATTGAGAATGTCACTTTTTTGAAGTAAATGCTAGTTTGAGAATACAAACATGTGTTTCCTTTTTTGATAAGATTTGAGTTCTCTGGAAGGCAGCGTTTTAACAAAAGGCAGGGTTGTACACTTGATACAAATTTTAGACTTTACTGGTCTCATTTTTCATCCAGAGTGGTGTGAAATAAGAGTTGATTACAGTTTTCTGGCAGGAAAAAAGTTGATCCTAGAGATCCTTATCATGAGTCTGTGAGACTTTAACTATTACAGTAAAATTATCTGTCAGTCATGAAACTGAGAAGGTGTTGAGCTGGAAGAAGAACCAACCTAACAAGTTTGGATTATTGTTTCCAGGCCTACTCTTGGATGAATAAAACTAGGGTAAATTCATTCAATCAATTCAAGCAAATAGCCCTTAAgtagctgaatatttttttaaaaggtttttttttttttttttttggcaactgAATATATATTAGGGTCATAATTCTTGAATTGTAGCAACCTATTTGTTCACAAGCAACAATTTTTTTCATCCTAgttcatagaatcctagaatgggttgggttggaagggacctttaaaggtcatgtagtccaccccccctgccatgggcagggacaccttccactagaccaggttgctcaaacccccgtccaacctggccttgaacactgccagggagggggcagccacaatctctctgggcaacctggtccagtgtctcaccaccctcacagtaaagaatttcttccttatatctagtctaaatctaccttctttcagtttaaaactgttacccctcatcctatcactatactccctgatcaagagttcctccccatctttcctgtagcccctttaagtactggaaggctgctgtaaggtctccctgtagccttctcttctccaggctgaacaaccccagctctctcagcctgtcctcataagggagatgctccagccccccaatcgTCATATGAGATAACCCTGATACACAATCTCTCTTGATTTTAGGATTTGCAAACTTCAAGATCACGTTTCTGATGCAATAACTTTTTTCCCAATTCACAATTTGATTTCCAATAATATTATTTAATTAGAAGGTCACTTTTCCACAAACATGAGGTATAGTTTATTCACTAGACTATTCGATAAcatcagactttttaaaaatgccagATGTTAAGTTTCTTCAGCTTAGGGACAATTGCAAGACAACGCAGATTTTTTACCCTAGGTGACTGCTAGGGGAGGACAGAGGTCACCACACTAGGTTTGATTACAGAGTGTAGACAAGCTATCACAGAAGTCAAGCTAATCAACCACAAATGCGTATCTTGCATGTGGACTCTCACTCTCATGTAGATGGTTTCATTTACAGCTAACGTGGGCTTAAGCCACTCTAACAATTATTTCCATAGTGATAAGATCTGGAAAATTTAGGCTATAATGCATTTTAGCCATCTTCAGGTTCAGTGGGTTTTTTACTCTGTCCAAGGTAATTACCTAACCTGTTTTACTTCACTTGACTAGTGTAGAAACTGCAGAACATTTAAATATAGCCTTTAATGGCACAGGCTGGCGTTCAAATGCCTTCAAGTCTGTATGTCAGGTAATGAGGCTTTGTCCTTACAGTAGGTcaggctgcagtgctgctcttGCCTGCTAAGGATGGCTGTGCAACAGGGTTTGGGAGCTGGAGGGAAGGATAGGTCAGCTGGCAGTGTGGTAGGACCTCCATAATACGTTGCTCCCTAAGTTACGAATGCAGCCATGCTCTCATAATCTCTACTGTAAAAGAATTTTGTGCAATATAATATTGTGCATGTCATTTAACAACAAGatatatacatattaaaacaTGTAACATTAGGGTTAAAATACAGttctgctgtgtttaaaaaaagaaaaagttgagcAGTAGATACTACTTGAGAgattaataaaacatttcagatgaGCATTGTGATCGGATTAAAAATTAGAAAGATATTAATGGCACATGTATTTGGAAGGAGGAAAAGTGGTATTCCAATAGTCATAGGGGGTCTTGAAAAACTTGTACAGCTTTGACCTGCTTAGTTCAGCCTGATGAATGAAAGAAGAGTAGGGAACCCTTTCCTGGCCAGAAGGAAATACAGTGCTTGCTAATGATATTAGATGGGTTAAAATCATTTAGAGCTTCCTGTAAGACAAGAAAGATAATTCTTTTATAGTTACTAATGGAAAATTATGAACTGAGAAGCAATTTTCAGCTTAAGCAATTAGTGTGTCATCCTGTATTTGAAAAACACTTTGAAACAGCCaacaagagagaaaagaattagCATACAAAATTTGGGTCCATTTTGGCTTTTTTGTAAATGCCCTTGCCTCTAAACCGTACACACTTGATCTAACAGATTCAAAAAAGGAACTAAAGACAGTACTGGGATTTGAAATTACAAGAAAATTTCAGGTCCTCAATTTTCCGATCAATTTGTGTAGTTTATGGCTATGCAAAACAAttcttttgaaacatattttgaaaaatatacacacatatctcTATGTAAAATGTAGATGTATTTTACAGCTGTATATACCttattttttctgtgaagcaGACGATACACAGATCAGTCAATTGTGCAAAGTAAGCTTATgctatgggatttttttcttcagtaataaaAATCATAATGTTATGGCAACAATGTATAGTGAAAAAACCTCAAACGgtactttttttaaagtcagctttTAAACTTCTTGAAAACTTTACTGTTATTCCCTTACATGCTCAAACACAGTTTTTGAGTGTCAGCTTTGCATTTTCCACAGTATCCTTGAACGTAGCAGGAGGCTACTTGGCTATATAAATTACAACTTAAAACAAATTATTGGATTTAATACTTAGCTTTCATGATAGAGAAAAATGTCAAGATTTATACTTCAATCAATACATACATATTCTCCAGTTAAAAATAGTTGAAACTgggtttctttgcattttatttgaaattctttGATTTTGGGACCTTCTTACAAAAACCAAATTTTGCTAGTTAGTGATAATAGAATTAATGtgggataaaattaatttttatttttgttgcaatTTGCCAATGACGGAAACATTTGGAATCCCTATTTCCCTTTAATAGGGTGCCTAGTATTTGTTTAGTATTGTTCTAACACTGCTCTTGGGCTTCGACAAATCTTGCATTATACTGCAATGTCCGTAAAACATCTGACCATATTCTCTTATGGTCAGATAATATAATGCAATGTGGTGGAGTCTTATATTGCAGCTtaaacttttaaaaccaaaattcctGACACTACTATAAATGACTTTTTATCTAAttgaaaacagtgttttttcaCCATGTGGGCTAATTTATagtctttattttcattgttaaagTAATGACAGAACATAATTATACAGACTCTGAATGTGGTTCAGACTTCAGCTGTTCTGCCTTTTCTATTGTACGGAAAATGGGGGTGAAAGAGTTACTTTCATAGATTAATAGACCATAATAATACCACCATATCATCTAGCCTGACTTCTTGTTAAATACCATCCATGTATTTGAATTCAGTTATTCTGGTGTAGAGTCCAGAGATGTTATGGAGAGGATTCTGTGACATGCTTCCCTTCAGCAGAGGACTACTGCAGTCAGGAGCCCCATGTCTCTCTTGTCCTCCACTTCTTTGTTTCTATGATTCGTTCGACTTTTGGAAATTTTTTACTAGATATCCAGTCTACATCTGATATATTCAGAAGATGGAGAATTCACTCCTTCCTACAGGGATCTGTTCAGTGATCAATCCCTTCCTTAAACCAGTGTCTTGTTTCTAATGTGAATACAGTGAATTAAACTTTTAGATATtgcttttatttgtctttcttttcactGTATTGGAGACcctttcagtatttttcactttttgcCTCAATGTAGTTGTGTACCGTGATCTTTGgtattctttaattttaaaatgtagattaAATAATTTGGTACAGAAGGTTTACACATGGAGAAAGAGTAGGAATTGGTAGCATGAATTAACCAAGATATGAATTGTTTAATACAAGTGCATTAAAACTTGGTTAGGATGCTAATTCAGGAAAGAACAGTTTTGGCAAAGCCTTTAATCTTTCTAAAATTATGCCATGgctatttaaaatctgaatgggCAGCATCTACAAAGAAGTTTGGGCTTTAGGCTATGCGCATTATGTAGTGCATCTTAACTCATTATGCAGATTTGTTATCATAGTAAGATGCTGTGCCCAGGCTCTAAGCCATTTTTGTGGTTCTTTTCTACACTGTACTTCAATGATGAGCCTCATTAATTCCTGAATGCGTCTGGCTGTATTTGAATGAGCCTAGTTTACCAGAAGATCCGGTTGCCTGATCCTCAGTACTCAGACTGAAGATCTTTGTGCCATTGCTAATATTACTTATTTAGAGATAATTGTTAATTATTTTCCATAAAGGTATGGGTTATAGAGGTCTACTCAGATTTGTACATATCTAAAAAAGCACAAACAAGTCAGAAACAGCTGTTAGCTGTTGAAAGCCATAAATTCCAGAAACTGATGATACTGGAGACCTATTTGCCACGAAGTAGTCGGAAAGGAAGAAttgtttttatggttttgtgAAGGTAATACATTTTGGTAGACAGATTACTCTTTGTATTCAACTCCTGCTTCATTAATTATCCACACACATCCCTGAAATGAACCTTATTGGGTGAGTGTAGGTAATCAGTCAAGGAACTTTTAATTGAACAGTGAATTAAATTGATCTTAGATAGGTAGACAGCAAATGCATTTGAGACTTGCCTAATATCTTGCCTAATTGTATCTGGAAGTTTTGCTTTGTTCCTCCTGGTTGGCAATACACACCGTCTTTTCTGCTCAGGCTCCTAGATGAGAGggaacattttctttcccttggtTTGCTCCCTTTGAACCCTACCTGTCTGTTTTATAGTGTGCAAGGTTCTGCTTGGAACATGGTCGCAATGCCAGAGCTCTTCCACATTTCATTTGTGTGGTCAGGGGAATACCAGTGCCAATTCTCTTGGAGGCTGCCTGCCATAGACACTGGAGACCCAAGAGTATCAGCAGATTGTATTTGAGGTCCTGGATTTCCTTGACACCTCTTTTCTCTAGACTCAAAATCTGCTTTCAAGACTAGGCTTGGCAAAGAGTGGAGAAACTGCTTTGGcagaggctgtggatgctgtcAGAATCTGTTGCACCCCTATTGTCACAGAGATGTTGGCTGCACAGGAACGCAACATGGAGAATCAGCAACGGGAACTGATTGGTGTTTGCCACAGCAAACATTGATTATTTCTTATGCTTGTGCCTATAGATTGCCAGACTAGACATACTCCTAGCTGAAACTATTTGAGGATACTGATGCTGGTGGGTTACTCAGTGCTGAACCCGTATTTCTATCCCTGCTTCCCTCTTGTCTTTCTGTTATAAAAAGTTAGTGACACTGGAGAGGTCTCTCTGGCTACCTAGGAGACCTAGAACTTCTCGAGAAAGATGGCTTAGTATCTGAGGAAACACTTCAGTATTCAAATAACTCCTCCAGGCATTACTGGACGTTTTACATTGTTTCATGTTGCTGAGGGTTCTTTACTCATAAATTAGATTCTTTAGATCCTTCTTTTGTAGACCCCTTCTCAAGAGCTCTCCTTCAAGAGCTATTCTGCAAGAAGAGAGGGTTGTGAATTCCAAGTGCTTACCATGGACTTGTGAGTGATCATAAAGCCCTCTCATTGATAGTCACTATGgctggagagaaaaggagattgGGAACACCACCAAAGCTAGGGGtggctgaaataaatatttcttttcaatgaaGGCTCTCTAATTACCAAGTTGCGTTTGTTAATTGTAGGCAAACATAGAGAGTACTTTGGAGACCTTGAAGAATCCTTGTGCCCTGGCTTTTGGGGGGACTTCTCTGTGCTGAAACCTGATTTTGAGCAAGCACTTGTCAACGAGTACTTTCTCAGTTATTAGCAGACTGCAGATACTGCTGATACAGTTCCCTAGGTAGCTGCCATCACCAGCAGACATTTTGcctctttttcctctcagaaGCTGCGCAAGACAGTTATTGTCTTGGACATATGGTTATACATCTTACAGGTTTTTGATGGACCACATTTGTTTAACTGAAAAACAGGTAAAATCCTATACAGACTCTATGAAAactcttcaaagatttttttctcctctcaaaaATAAGGGTTATTTTAGATCTTTCAATCCAAATCActccatttcctttttaaattttttttttttgatctcgATTGAAATTAAAAACCAGATGGCAACCACAATTACCAAGGAAGTCATGCAATACTCAGTGCAGCTTAATACCATTGACATGCCTCAGATTTTCATTCTCATTCCTTATTAAGGACTGTTCTCACCAGGGCTTACTTTGACAAGACACAAGCCCTCTTGTGGCTCTAGGAGCCTGTTCTTGTTTCAGATGAGAGGTCTTAGTATGGCTACTTTCTAGTACTGTACAGGGAAGAAGATAGAGATCCATTGAGTTTTCAATATTTAAATCCTCTGTGAAGACAAATTTAAATTCAAAAGGTGTCTTTGGCTAAAATAATACCATCATTTCAGAAAGTTTCTTGCTCTGCCTACCAGAAAGCATGTATTCTTTGTGAATGTGAGTGAAGTGATGGGAACCTTTGAATAACAGATTCAGTGTTGTCCTTAGACTGCTATAGACCTCTTCCACTTGCTTGACCTCTTTGAGAACCACATTTCAAATCATTCTGGCCCTCAGAGTTAATGGGGGCAAACCAAATTTGCTGTCAGCCAAGACCCATTCTTGCAGCATTGTCTGGCTGTGATAATCTCAGTGATCAGCTGCAAGCTTGACCCACAATTTGAGCAGAGCAGCATGTATTTGCTTTATGCACATTTATTTGATGCCCAAAATCAAAAATGATATATAGAATCTACAAAGGTGAGTTTATTTTGTATACCTTCCAAAGTTTTGTTTAGCATAAAGATGATGACTTCTCCTTTCCCTTAGCATCATCGTAGTGGTGCAATGGTGATAAAGCCCTTTGAATTGTACAAGTAACTTTAAATTATTGGATAATCTGAAAGCTAGTGGTCTTTGTTAACCATCTTAGTGTATATTTATAAAGGAAGGTTGTTCTTTTTTACCTGTACGCAGGGGGACAGCAAATGACTAAACAGTACTCAAAACAGTTTCCCTCAAGACCAATgctaaatttttttctctgagattttAAGAGCATTTAATTTAATCTACTTGCTTCTTTTCATAGACCTCACCCTTTTTGGGTCATTGTACTCTTAAATGTCAAGGGGCTTGTgtctttttgttatatttgcaTGAAGTCTTTCAGATGCTTAGGattgtttctttctcttgctgaGAGATCTGAATGTCACAGTCACTGTTGCACAAAGCCTGTCAAGTAGGATAAGAACATGAATGAAATTATGGTACAAATCTGCCACAGCTGAGTGACCTCACTCCCCACTCCCCTTCTTCATGTTAATAAAAAAACATTCCTCAAGAGTTCAAGTTGTCCTTATTCAAGGATGTCTTGAAATCTGCAAGGTGTTGACATGGCATACTACTCACAACTGTGCTATCTCATTACTGCATTTCACCTAGAAAGGGTTCTGCGTTTGGCAGAACATGACTGGGATTGCTGTTTGTGTGAAGGGATTGCAAGACCCATCATCCGATAACTTGGATGCTGTAACTCCAGTCTGAAGTTACAAAAAGTGTGAATGAACATGTAGACTATCACTTTAAGTTAGAAAAGAAGTTATCCAGCTGTAACTGGAGGTTTTTAAGATGTGTAGTACACTTACACATTTGCCTTCTActtgcctttcttcctccttcacaattcagctgcttctttcttaGATCACAGGTTAAGAGCAACAGAtctatgtgtgtgttttctgACTTGCATGCTGTGCAGGCTGGTTTTGAATTAATGTGTTGCACTGTCACCCCAAGTTAGGACAACCATGAGAACTATATACCTTGAGAGCACTCTCTTTATTGCTAGATTTATCTCtttcttccaaaacagaaatTCAGCACAATGTAGCACAGAGGAAATTCTTAAACTATTACCCAAATTGCCCATGGCAGTTCTACAGATTCAGATGAGGGTGTACGATTTGACACATGCTTGTCTAACTTTTATACCCTGGGAGAGCTTAGAGACATTCTGCTAGAGAAACATCAATATGACTGGATACATAGACAGACTTGGATTGAGCAATCTGGTGTTCTCCAAGGACTACAAACACTCTTTTTGAATTTCAGAAGAACTTGTTTTTTAATCCAAATAGCGATTGATTACTATATTAAATACAGAGTCTTGCCTTTATATTATGGTGAAAACAAAACTATAGGCAGAGGGTTACAGTGTGCTTGAAATGTCTGTAAAAATGTTAGGAGTTTGAAGGGAAGAATGGTTTGTTTTCTTAGCTATCCTACTTGATAAAACTTGTCATTAAACTAAATATGAGAAGGTAGCCATAGTATCCCGTGTTTGTGACAAATacatttagttaaaaaaaaaatcctaaagtgCAATTGGCAAATGCCTCTAAAAGCAGATATGAAATGTGATcaatcatagaattacagaatcatttaggttggaaaagagtccaaccataaacctaacactgccaggtcCACCACAAAAACATGTCTCTAAGCGCCATGTCTGCAGGACtgttaaatacctccagggatggtgactcaaccacttccctgggcagcctgttccagtgctcgataacccttttggtgaagaaatttttcctaatatccaatttaaacctcccctggcacaacttgaggccatttcctcttgtcttgtcacttgttacttgggagaagagactgacactcacctcgctacaacctcctttcaggtagttgtagagggtgatgaggtctcccctcagcctcctcttctccaggctgaacaaccccagttccctcagccgctcctcatacgacatgtgctccagaccctgcaccagcttcgttgcccttctctggacacgctcaagtaattcaatgtcctttttgtagtgaggggcccaaaactgaacacaggaatcgaggtgcggcctcaccagtgccgagtacaggggtaagatcccttccctgtccctgctggccacgctatttctgatacaggccaggatgccattggccttcttggccacctggacacactgctggatcatattcagccagctgttgaccaacactcccatggtccttttccaccagcagctttccagccactcttccccaagcctgtagcattgcatggggttgtgacccaaatgcaggacctggcacttggcctttttgaatctcatacagttggccttggcccattgatcctgcctgtccaaatccctctgtagagcctttctgcTCTTAGGGAGATCAACACTCTACCCAACTTGGTGtaatctgcaaatttactgatggtGAACTCGATCCCCTTGtacagatcattgataaagatgttaaacaggagtggccccagtaatgagccctggggaaccccacttgTGACCTGCcaccaactgaatttaactccattcaccacaactctttgggcctggccattcagccagttttttacccagcaaagggtacacccatccaagccatgagcagccagtttatccagaagaatgctgtgggaaacggtgtcaaagactttactaaagtctaggtaaacaacatccccagcctttccctcatccactaagaaAAAAGGGAATCTTCTAATCTATTTCCTGCTAAACTTTTATGTTGTTTATAATGTTTTCTGATGGAATATATAAATGAGCAACTGCTGTATCTCAGTGCAAGGGCAAATTGTCAGACTAGTGTTCTGTAGTGGGACTAGCCTTACTGATgtgatgctttaaaaaacaagatgTAACCTAACACCACACATAACAATGCAGAGATTTCTCTGGATGGGATGGTTATTGCAGCTTTAAAATTGGAGTTTTAATGGCCAGATGAGCACAATGTCTCTCCCAATACAGTTTATAAATTCAATGTGTAAGAAAACTTATAAATTcaatgtgttaaaaaaaagaaaaaaggatgccTGGTATTCTGCAGGGAAAATTGTTAGTAAAAACAATgagattttaaaacttcttttttttacagTCTGTAACACTATGCAATAATACAGTAAATACTTATGTTTTGGCACAAAATTGAGTGGGAATTTATTGGAGAAGATGGGTTTAAAAATAGATTAGGTTGTAGCTTGGCCAAGAATGTAGTATAGAATTTTAGGTTCTAACGCAGTTTTTTTTATAACTGTGATTTTAATTGTTAACAAATATTCACATTTCAGAGCTGAAGAAAGACcagttaagaaaagaaaaatgcaaagctgCAGCTTCCAAAAGAAGAAGCTAAAATTAATGGAGGCCATGTTAGAAGAACAAAAGAAGTTGAGTAGAGCTATGGAAGAAACCTGTAGAGAAGTGCGCAGGATTCTGGATCAGCAAAACATCATTCAAGTTCAAAGCTTACAGTTACAGGAGAGAATGATGAATCTACTGGAGAAAATGATCTCCAAATCTAATGTGTAGTTTCCTTTATGAATGCCTCTGAGATTACTATTGATATGATAGATATCCCTTTATTGCACACCATATGTGTGTCTGTTGCCCTATTCCCAGGTTTTCCATGGAAATGAAAACTTTAGTGTAATTTTAGTTAAGCAAAGAGAACAGATAATGCAGGGTGAGAGCTATCCAGTATGATAAAATTAGTGCAATATATGCCTAAGTTGAATTATTTTTGTACGGAAAGGTTAAGGGATGAATAGCTTTGGGAACTTCAGTACTATTTATGCCTATGTCAGGTATTGTTTTACAAACAGTGGTGGTGTATATTGCTTCACATCAAGGACTATAACTTGACCTGTTGTAGGAGAACAAAATAGTGCATTTCTAAACATGGTAATTGCATCTTGACTTTGCTGATGATCAAACCCTGTTTTGAAACATACGCTGTGATTGTACAAGTGACCTATGGTTCTTGTGAAGAGCTAGTTGGGACCATGAGATACATAATTTTAAACTCCATGCCTGATATGAATAGTACTCTAAAGTATTAGGCTAAAAATAATCTATTCAAATACACTTTTGATATGAAAAGAAACCCCCCCAACCACCTTACTATATACTGAATACTAAAATGTATAGAAGATACTTGAAGTTGCTTTTGatattaaatgtttaatttttttcattattaactGGAATCTGTTGACTTTAATGAACAACCAGCAATGAAAAGTCTCATTTATTCTCtgtcacaaaagaaaaatattgtactgtgtgtatatacatatatatataaaatatctatcaaatgaaataaagaaaaagaagaaacttatTTATTATTCTGGCCAGGTAGTATGCTTTGGGACAGTGAAAATACTGGGAGAGATAACCATGCTCAAAGGATTTTAATTCTTAATTGCAGTGTAAAGATCTCCTATACTGATGCCCAAAATATAGAGATGGAAGTCATGAAGAACAGTCAACACCTGTATGGTAGTATTTGTTGGCACACAGCTTCGGTGTGCAGTTGGATGTTTTAAGGTGGGGTCTGTAAGGCAGATCAACGTGATACACCACAAGAGGGAGCTGGAGGCATAAAGGACTGTATTGAAGTCGTTAAGACGAAATACCAGTAAGTGCTTGGTTCTTCAATGAAATATGACATTGAAATAACCTTTAACATAA includes:
- the MSANTD1 gene encoding myb/SANT-like DNA-binding domain-containing protein 1, which gives rise to MQLSPDTKFCSGSVICCEDSCVDFKAHGGSSVPRTAGQSAMAAAEIPSYIVSSQTEKHRRARNWTDAEMRGLMLVWEEFFDELKQTKRNAKVYEKMANKLFEMTGEIRHGEEIKIKITNMTFQYRKLKCMTDSETVAPDWPYYKTIDRILSKVTDHSDVKMHENQQPGPSTSQTEASQSPSAKSTPLYLPYNQFTYEGREECFEDEHSESSSSLLSYKLRAEERPVKKRKMQSCSFQKKKLKLMEAMLEEQKKLSRAMEETCREVRRILDQQNIIQVQSLQLQERMMNLLEKMISKSNV